One region of Catenuloplanes indicus genomic DNA includes:
- a CDS encoding LysR family transcriptional regulator, with translation MDLDLLGTFLDVYRTGSLSAAATAGGVSQPAVSGRLARLEERVGEPLFDRTPRGVTPTARADDLARRVAPHLDALRRAVRAGGPEAPEPLGTVRLAGPAELMSLRVLPALGPLIAAGLSVRTSFGLAEDLLAALLRGEHDLVVSAVRPAARALRGTPLIDEQFVLVAAPALARTADPALIAADPVTALAHLPLVAYAEELPIIRRYWRSEFGRRPPNPVALTVPDLRAVLAAVVAGVGASVLPRYLAEPAMASGSVMQLHRSAIEPLNTLYLVTRTGSTAPSAERVHAHLLDQARQWGSL, from the coding sequence GTGGACCTTGACCTGCTCGGCACGTTCCTGGACGTGTACCGCACCGGATCGCTCTCCGCCGCCGCGACCGCGGGCGGTGTGAGTCAACCGGCCGTGTCCGGGCGGCTGGCCCGGCTGGAGGAGCGGGTCGGCGAGCCGCTCTTCGACCGTACGCCGCGCGGCGTCACCCCGACCGCGCGTGCGGACGATCTGGCCCGCCGCGTCGCCCCGCACCTGGACGCGCTGCGCCGGGCCGTGCGCGCCGGTGGACCGGAGGCGCCGGAGCCGCTCGGCACCGTGCGCCTGGCCGGCCCGGCCGAGCTGATGAGTCTGCGTGTGCTGCCCGCGCTCGGCCCGCTGATCGCGGCCGGGCTGTCCGTCCGGACGTCGTTCGGCCTGGCCGAGGACCTGCTCGCCGCGCTGCTGCGGGGCGAGCACGACCTGGTGGTCTCCGCGGTCCGCCCGGCCGCCCGCGCACTGCGCGGCACGCCACTGATCGACGAGCAGTTCGTGCTGGTGGCCGCGCCCGCGCTGGCCCGGACCGCGGACCCGGCACTGATCGCGGCCGACCCGGTGACCGCGCTCGCGCACCTGCCTCTGGTGGCGTACGCGGAGGAACTGCCGATCATCCGCCGGTACTGGCGCTCCGAGTTCGGCCGCCGCCCGCCGAACCCGGTCGCCCTGACCGTGCCCGATCTGCGCGCGGTGCTCGCGGCCGTGGTGGCCGGCGTCGGCGCGTCGGTCCTGCCGCGCTACCTGGCCGAACCGGCGATGGCGTCCGGCTCGGTGATGCAGCTGCACCGCTCGGCGATCGAACCGCTCAACACGCTCTACCTGGTCACGCGAACCGGCTCCACCGCACCGTCGGCCGAACGGGTGCATGCGCACCTGCTTGACCAGGCGCGGCAGTGGGGTTCGCTGTAG
- a CDS encoding type 1 glutamine amidotransferase domain-containing protein has product MPSVLMVVTAADTLTLADGTAHRTGFWAEEVAASHRILRDGGVDVRIATPGGRPAPVDPVSLDSRGGVGEAEAAEFRAYLDSIADELGAPLALADASAGDYDAIYLPGGHGPMTDLATDPDLARLLAEADARKLTIAALCHGPAGLVSATGPDGGFLFAGRRLTVFTDEEERQGGTGEGTPWWVESRLRDLGAVIAAGPAWSSTVVTDGNLITGQNPQSSADTARTVLAALTKGE; this is encoded by the coding sequence ATGCCCTCGGTGCTCATGGTCGTCACGGCCGCCGACACGCTCACGCTCGCGGACGGCACCGCCCACCGGACCGGCTTCTGGGCCGAGGAGGTTGCCGCGTCGCACCGCATCCTGCGGGACGGTGGCGTCGACGTGCGGATCGCCACGCCCGGCGGCCGGCCCGCGCCGGTCGACCCGGTCAGCCTGGACTCCCGCGGCGGCGTCGGCGAGGCCGAGGCCGCGGAGTTCCGCGCCTACCTGGACTCGATCGCGGACGAGCTGGGCGCCCCGCTGGCGCTGGCCGACGCGTCGGCCGGCGACTACGACGCGATCTACCTCCCCGGCGGCCACGGCCCGATGACCGACCTCGCCACCGACCCGGACCTGGCCCGGCTGCTCGCCGAGGCCGACGCGCGCAAGCTGACGATCGCGGCGCTCTGCCACGGCCCGGCCGGCCTGGTCTCCGCGACCGGCCCGGACGGCGGGTTCCTGTTCGCCGGCCGTCGCCTCACCGTCTTCACCGACGAGGAGGAGCGCCAGGGCGGCACCGGCGAGGGCACGCCGTGGTGGGTCGAGTCCCGCCTGCGCGACCTCGGCGCGGTCATCGCGGCCGGACCGGCCTGGAGCAGCACCGTCGTCACCGACGGCAACCTGATCACCGGCCAGAACCCGCAGTCCAGCGCGGACACCGCCCGCACGGTCCTGGCCGCCCTGACCAAGGGCGAATAA
- a CDS encoding aldo/keto reductase, with the protein MSETLLSAKPSGTYAIGGDLPVVRLGYGTMQLTGPGVWGDPADPDEALRVLRRTADLGITLIDTADAYGPYTADLLLRKALHPYRKDLVIATKVGHTRQGPNIWTPLGRPEYLRQQTELNLRHLGLERIPLLQLHRVDPAVPLEDQVGELDALRKEGKVQHIGLSEVSVAQLEAARAITSIVAVQNRYNVADRASEDVLEYAEANDIAFIPWHPLATGRLAQPGGPLDEPSKRLGVTPSQLALAWLLRRSPVMLPIPGTSSVGHLEQNVAAAQITLSDEDFDALSKA; encoded by the coding sequence ATGTCCGAGACCCTGCTCTCCGCGAAGCCGTCCGGCACCTACGCGATCGGCGGCGACCTGCCGGTCGTCCGGCTCGGCTACGGAACGATGCAGCTCACCGGCCCCGGCGTCTGGGGCGACCCGGCCGACCCGGACGAGGCGCTTCGCGTGCTGCGCCGCACCGCCGACCTGGGCATCACGCTGATCGACACCGCCGACGCGTACGGGCCGTACACCGCGGATCTGCTGCTCCGGAAGGCGCTGCACCCGTACCGCAAGGACCTGGTCATCGCGACCAAGGTCGGCCACACCCGCCAGGGCCCGAACATCTGGACCCCGCTCGGCCGCCCGGAGTACCTGCGCCAGCAGACCGAGCTCAACCTGCGCCACCTCGGCCTGGAGCGCATCCCGCTGCTGCAGCTGCACCGCGTCGACCCGGCCGTGCCGCTGGAGGACCAGGTCGGCGAGCTGGACGCGCTCCGCAAGGAGGGCAAGGTCCAGCACATCGGCCTGTCCGAGGTGTCCGTCGCGCAGCTCGAGGCCGCGCGCGCGATCACCTCGATCGTCGCGGTACAGAACCGCTACAACGTGGCCGACCGCGCGTCCGAGGACGTGCTCGAGTACGCGGAGGCCAACGACATCGCGTTCATCCCGTGGCATCCGCTGGCCACCGGCCGGCTCGCCCAGCCCGGCGGACCGCTGGACGAGCCGTCCAAGCGCCTCGGCGTCACCCCGTCGCAGCTCGCGCTGGCCTGGCTGCTGCGCCGCTCCCCGGTGATGCTGCCGATCCCGGGCACGTCCTCGGTCGGCCACCTGGAGCAGAACGTGGCCGCCGCCCAGATCACGCTTTCCGACGAGGACTTCGACGCCCTGTCCAAGGCCTGA
- a CDS encoding MFS transporter, producing the protein MLGPYRDLLRDPRVLTPFVLATVARLPFAMVPLGIVVLIEEIRGQYASAGLVTGAFALATAAGTPLWAMLLDRAGQPRVVAPTALASSVFLVLLTLLAVNGAPDAVLVGMAALVGLTFPPMNPAMRVAWSAVVPDRARRESAWAMDAAAVETIFVAGPLALTALLTGPPALPLLVTAALMALGAIGYTRTYAARTWRGTPVGTTTRGRSPLRSPGVVLAVVTGAGVSIGFGHFDVGLTATAERIFESTGMLGVLFAFVAGGSAAGGLVYGARTWAGEARRRLPLTIAAYGAGTGLIALLIAAAGQPPLLVLLPLLTLTGLTIAPSLIIQQALVDSNTPEDRRSEAQGWLSTGITAGNAVGMAIAGPLIDGNGPAAAFAGGSVALLLAALIAVSGQRWWRRAPVAVPHAG; encoded by the coding sequence GTGCTCGGACCCTACAGAGACCTCCTGCGCGACCCGCGCGTCCTGACCCCGTTCGTCCTCGCCACGGTGGCCCGGCTCCCGTTCGCCATGGTGCCGCTCGGGATCGTGGTGCTGATCGAGGAGATCCGCGGTCAGTACGCCAGCGCCGGCCTGGTCACCGGCGCGTTCGCGCTGGCGACGGCCGCGGGTACGCCGCTGTGGGCGATGCTGCTGGACCGGGCCGGCCAGCCCCGCGTGGTCGCGCCGACCGCGCTGGCCTCGTCCGTGTTCCTGGTGCTGCTCACGCTGCTGGCGGTGAACGGCGCGCCGGACGCGGTGCTGGTCGGCATGGCCGCGCTGGTCGGCCTGACGTTCCCGCCGATGAACCCGGCGATGCGGGTGGCCTGGTCGGCCGTGGTCCCGGACCGGGCGCGACGCGAGTCGGCCTGGGCGATGGACGCCGCGGCGGTCGAAACGATCTTCGTGGCCGGGCCGCTCGCGCTGACCGCGCTGCTGACCGGCCCGCCCGCGCTCCCGCTGCTGGTCACGGCCGCCCTGATGGCGCTCGGCGCGATCGGCTACACGCGCACCTACGCGGCCCGCACGTGGCGGGGCACGCCGGTGGGCACGACCACGCGCGGCCGGTCGCCCCTGCGCTCCCCCGGCGTGGTGCTGGCCGTGGTGACCGGCGCCGGCGTGTCGATCGGGTTCGGGCACTTCGACGTGGGCCTGACCGCGACCGCGGAACGGATCTTCGAGTCGACCGGCATGCTCGGCGTGCTGTTCGCGTTCGTCGCCGGTGGCAGCGCGGCCGGTGGCCTGGTCTACGGCGCGCGCACCTGGGCCGGTGAGGCACGCCGCCGGCTGCCGCTGACCATCGCTGCGTACGGTGCCGGAACCGGCCTGATCGCACTGCTGATCGCGGCGGCCGGGCAGCCGCCGCTGCTGGTGCTGCTGCCGCTGCTCACGCTGACCGGGCTGACCATCGCGCCGAGCCTGATCATCCAGCAGGCGCTGGTCGACTCGAACACGCCGGAGGACCGGCGCAGCGAGGCGCAGGGCTGGCTGTCCACCGGCATCACGGCCGGCAACGCGGTCGGCATGGCGATCGCCGGGCCGCTGATCGACGGCAACGGGCCGGCGGCCGCGTTCGCCGGCGGCTCGGTGGCG